In the Malus domestica chromosome 16, GDT2T_hap1 genome, one interval contains:
- the LOC139192973 gene encoding secreted RxLR effector protein 161-like, whose product MESCNNGQVPVNKSDKLSKSQCPRIDLEVKKMQAKPYASLVGSLMYATICTRLDIAFIVGLLGRFQANPGEAHWVAAMKVLRYLQRTKSHMLVYGRSNSLELMGYTDSNLAGDMDDRKSTWGYIFMLNGRAISWKSAKQTFITTFTMEVEFVACFEGMKHAAWLKNFLTDLKIVNLI is encoded by the coding sequence ATGGAAAGTTGCAATAATGGTCAAGTTCCAGTTAATAAAAGTGATAAGTTATCAAAGAGTCAGTGTCCAAGAATTGATTTAGAAGTGAAGAAAATGCAAGCTAAACCTTATGCCTCATTGGttggaagtctcatgtatgcaaCCATATGTACAAGGCTTGATATTGCCTTTATTGTTGGCTTGTTAGGCAGATTTCAAGCAAATCCAGGTGAAGCACATTGGGTAGCAGCCATGAAAGTTCTGCGATACTTGCAGAGAACCAAAAGTCATATGTTGGTGTATGGTAGAAGCAATTCTTTGGAACTTATGGGATATACAGACTCAAATTTGGCTGGAGATATGGATGACCGGAAGTCAACATGGGGTTATATCTTTATGCTCAATGGAAGGGCAATTTCATGGAAAAGTGCAAAACAAACTTTTATAACTACATTTACTATGGAGGTTGAATTTGTAGCTTGTTTTGAAGGCATGAAACATGCAGCATGGTTGAAGAATTTCTTGACAGATTTAAAGATTGTGAATTTGATTTAG
- the LOC103403059 gene encoding BTB/POZ domain-containing protein At1g67900-like, whose protein sequence is MKFMKLGSRPDTFYTTEAVRSVSSEVSSDLIIQVKGSRYLLHKFPLLSKCLRLQRLCSEYQESSNHHIIQLHDFPSSVEAFELCAKFCYGITITLSAYNIVASRCAAEYLQMTEDVEKGNLIYKLEVFFNSCILHGWRDSIATLQSTKAFPLWSEELGITSRCIEAIATKVLTNPSKVSLSHSYSRRGRDDIVSCNGSESLRHNGRPAGRGWWAEDIAELGIDLYWRTMIAIKSGGKIPSSLIGDALKIYAARWLPKISKNECDHRQAASDSDSDSANDLTSKHRLILESIVSLVPVEKGAASTSFLLKLLKAANILNASSSSKMELARRVGLQLDDATVNDLLIPSASCESDTRYDVDIVMTILEHFLQQGQSPPTSPPRSKLGFERRRSRSAENIDFEFQESRRSSSASHSSKLKVAKIIDVYLQEIARDVNLSLSKFIAIAEAIPEFARLDHDDLYRAIDIYLKAHPDLNKSERKRLCRILDCKKLSMEVCMHAAQNELLPLRVVVQVLFFEQAKAAMAGGKVTELPSNIRALLATHNIDPSRPPPSISNASIVPAEDQWSVSGLKSPKSKSSTLRMKLDEDDDLDDNDMHPDGIGRNSKFKSLCSLPAKPKRMFSKLWSINRTSSEKN, encoded by the exons ATGAAGTTTATGAAACTTGGATCCCGGCCGGATACTTTCTACACTACTGAGGCTGTAAG GTCAGTCTCCTCTGAAGTTTCAAGTGATCTCATAATTCAAGTGAAAGGAAGCAGATATTTGCTTCACAAG TTTCCTCTGTTATCCAAGTGTTTGAGGCTGCAGAGGCTCTGCTCTGAGTACCAAGAATCTTCAAACCACCACATAATCCAGCTCCATGACTTTCCCAGTAGCGTCGAGGCTTTCGAGCTCTGCGCAAAGTTCTGCTACGGCATCACTATCACTCTCAGCGCCTACAACATTGTCGCTTCTCGCTGTGCCGCTGAGTACCTGCAGATGACCGAGGACGTCGAGAAGGGAAACCTTATATACAAACTGGAGGTGTTCTTCAACTCCTGCATCCTCCACGGTTGGAGGGACTCAATTGCCACGCTTCAGAGCACAAAGGCATTTCCTCTGTGGTCGGAGGAGCTTGGAATCACATCGAGGTGCATTGAAGCAATTGCCACAAAAGTCCTCACAAACCCTTCCAAAGTTAGCCTGTCGCACAGCTATTCCAGGAGGGGCAGAGATGACATTGTGTCGTGCAATGGCTCCGAGAGCCTCCGGCATAATGGTAGGCCTGCAGGCAGGGGATGGTGGGCTGAGGACATTGCAGAATTGGGGATTGATTTGTATTGGAGAACTATGATTGCTATAAAATCTGGTGGGAAAATTCCCTCTAGTCTCATTGGAGATGCATTGAAAATTTATGCGGCTCGATGGTTGCCTAAAATATCAAAAAACGAATGTGATCATCGACAAGCAGCGTCGGATTCGGATTCAGACTCTGCCAATGATTTAACCTCAAAGCATAGGTTGATCTTGGAGTCCATCGTCAGTTTAGTTCCAGTCGAAAAAGGTGCTGCTTCCACTAGCTTTCTGCTTAAACTTTTAAAGGCAGCCAACATTCTcaatgcttcttcttcttcaaaaatGGAGTTGGCTAGAAGGGTAGGGCTTCAATTGGATGATGCAACAGTCAATGACTTGCTAATCCCCTCTGCGTCGTGCGAAAGCGACACGCGATATGATGTGGACATAGTCATGACAATTTTGGAGCACTTCTTGCAGCAGGGGCAGAGCCCCCCAACTAGTCCTCCGAGGTCCAAGCTTGGTTTCGAAAGGAGGAGGTCTCGCTCTGCGGAGAACATTGATTTTGAGTTTCAGGAGAGCCGGAGATCTTCCTCGGCGTCACATAGCTCGAAGCTGAAGGTGGCCAAGATTATAGATGTATATCTTCAGGAGATTGCCCGGGATGTCAATCTGTCCCTCTCAAAATTCATTGCAATTGCTGAGGCAATACCAGAGTTTGCAAGGCTTGACCATGATGATCTCTACAGAGCAATTGACATTTACCTCAAG GCACATCCGGACCTAAACAAAAGTGAAAGGAAGAGGCTTTGCAGAATTCTAGACTGCAAAAAGCTCTCAATGGAGGTCTGCATGCATGCTGCACAAAATGAGCTGCTCCCACTAAGAGTGGTGGTCCAAGTTCTTTTCTTTGAGCAAGCTAAAGCCGCCATGGCTGGCGGCAAAGTGACCGAGCTGCCTAGCAACATTAGGGCACTGCTAGCCACACATAACATTGATCCATCGAGGCCTCCGCCCTCTATAAGCAACGCTAGTATTGTTCCGGCGGAGGATCAATGGAGCGTTTCAGGCCTGAAATCGCCAAAGTCAAAGTCGTCAACTTTACGAATGAAACTGGATGAAGACGATGATTTGGACGACAATGATATGCATCCTGATGGAATTGGGAGAAATTCTAAGTTCAAATCTCTTTGCTCACTTCCTGCTAAACCCAAAAGAATGTTCAGTAAGTTGTGGTCCATAAACAGAACTAGCAGTGAAAAGAACTGa